The following coding sequences lie in one Vanessa atalanta chromosome 1, ilVanAtal1.2, whole genome shotgun sequence genomic window:
- the LOC125066033 gene encoding dynein regulatory complex subunit 5 → MKIPYVVSSNTRKAYSTSELMKASPGEASRKINAEDFEWDDELTPAPLTYFAALALSRIFHRLNPLRKILQKDIDMLMDLYPADIPLKFSVPCIKDEQYWKRSFYSKFPSRKEMGVSYWKGKFLSACLQDYLENVKPDIFIEEDAIELAKLVSPYIFELGLNQLQMVRQPTPPVLSEDAVEDACIYSVPKVYDHIPLEPVLVRLFNLNEISLIFGINNLQDGYLMRYFEFSLADCESLCRGLEYLQHLRIFRINRSNLDCSKVKLILQNLVKRESIEELDFNHCKIGDYGMKALGGFIFIHKNVKRIRIANNRFKEVGVQGIAYALQMKPAAPIELLDFSLNPMSLECATIFAAAFVRCKEKPQTLIVNSCGFHGASAEKMAGLLSLNRGLTRLDMAANNLSGEAEKTLIQALEQNKRVLRVDLRSTHISEETQAKVNELLERNKKLVGQETEPSEEIPPLYLNEPEYLIWEYNPNNPDYIPGRYPERIPEV, encoded by the exons atgaaaattccATATGTAGTATCATCGAATACGCGGAAAGCGTACAGCACATCGGAATTGATGAAAGCTTCCCCTGGAGAGGCTTCTCGCAAAATCAATGCTGAAGATTTTGAGTGGGATGATGAATTGACTCCAGCGCCTCTTACATATTTCGCTGCATTAGCGCTATCTAGAATATTTCACAGACTTAATCCGCTTCggaaaatattgcaaaaagaTATAGATATGCTCATGGACCTATACCCCGCTGATATACCTCTAAAGTTCAGCGTACCTTGTATTAag GACGAACAATATTGGAAGAGATCCTTTTACTCAAAGTTTCCGTCACGGAAAGAAATGGGCGTTTCATATTGGAAAGGGAAATTTTTATCAGCATGTCTGCAGGATTACTTGGAAAATGTTAAACccgatatatttattgaagaagATGCAATCGAGCTGGCAAAACTG gtcagcccatatatttttgaattgggTCTTAATCAATTGCAAATGGTACGCCAGCCTACACCTCCTGTTCTAAGTGAAGATGCTGTAGAAGATGCTTGTATATATAGTGTACCAAAAGTATATGATCACATACCGTTAGAACCAGTATTAGTgaggttatttaatttaaacgaaatttccCTCATATTTGGTATTAATAACCTGCAAGACGGCTACTTGATGAGATATTTCGAATTTTCATTAGCGGACTGTGAATCCTTGTGTAGAGGCCTCGAATATTTACAGCATTTGAgaatatttagaattaataGAAGCAATTTAGACTGttcgaaagtaaaattaattttacaaaacctCGTGAAAAGAGAGTCTATCGAGGAATTGGATTTTAATCATTGTAAAATTGGTGATTATGGGATGAAGGCATTGGgaggttttattttcattcataaaaatgtGAAAAGAATACGAATAGCAAACAATAGATTCAAGGAGGTCGGTGTTCAAGGCATCGCTTATGCTTTACAAATGAAACCAGCTGCGCCGATAGAGCTCTTGG ATTTCAGTTTGAATCCAATGTCGTTGGAATGTGCGACAATATTTGCCGCAGCTTTTGTAAGATGCAAGGAAAAACCTCAAACATTGATTGTTAACTCTTGTGGTTTTCACGGAGCGTCAGCAGAAAAG ATGGCAGGTTTGCTAAGTCTTAACCGTGGTCTGACGAGATTAGACATGGCTGCCAATAACTTATCCGGCGAAGCGGAGAAGACTCTTATTCAAGCtttagaacaaaataaaagagTATTGAGAGTCGACTTGCGTAGTACAC ATATATCAGAAGAAACACAAGCCAAGGTGAATGAGCTGTTGGAACGTAACAAAAAGCTTGTAGGACAAGAAACAGAACCAAGCGAGGAGATTCCACCGCTGTATCTCAACGAACCGGAATATTTAATATGGGAATACAATCCTAATAACCCGGACTACATTCCCGGTAGATACCCTGAAAGGATCCCGGAAGTATAA